One genomic segment of Pseudomonas sp. p1(2021b) includes these proteins:
- a CDS encoding DUF1294 domain-containing protein, with amino-acid sequence MARTQSAPRRGVERTQDAVHNLRLKLLVFAGLCLLPLVGAVQMAWSGQSWLPLALYPAVSLVSLMLYWQDKHQARTGAWRTPEKVLHASELCGGWPGALLAQQLFRHKTRKVAYQVTFWGIVAVHQVFWVDHLLLGGRWLGGVLGAV; translated from the coding sequence ATGGCACGCACCCAGAGCGCGCCACGCCGTGGCGTCGAACGCACCCAGGATGCCGTTCACAACCTGCGCCTGAAACTGCTGGTATTCGCCGGGCTGTGCCTGCTGCCGCTGGTGGGGGCTGTGCAGATGGCCTGGAGCGGGCAGTCCTGGCTGCCTCTGGCGTTATACCCGGCGGTGAGCCTGGTCAGCCTGATGCTGTATTGGCAAGACAAGCACCAGGCCCGTACCGGGGCCTGGCGCACACCCGAAAAGGTACTGCATGCCAGCGAGTTGTGTGGCGGCTGGCCAGGGGCATTGCTCGCCCAGCAGCTGTTCCGGCACAAGACGCGCAAGGTGGCCTACCAAGTGACGTTCTGGGGCATCGTGGCGGTGCACCAGGTGTTCTGGGTCGACCACTTGCTGTTGGGCGGGCGCTGGTTGGGTGGGGTACTAGGCGCTGTCTGA